A window of Gloeomargarita sp. SKYB120 genomic DNA:
AGCGGGGCCGTTGGAACGCCTACCCGATGGCACCGTTGCCCAAACTTGGATTCGCCGCCAACCCCTGGGGCCACTCCTGGCGGTCATGCCTTGGAATTTCCCCTTCTGGCAGGTCTTTCGCTGCCTGGCGCCAGCCCTGATGGCGGGCAATGTCCTCCTGCTCAAGCACGCCTCCAACGTTCCCCAGTGCGCCCTGGCGATTGAACAGTTGGTGAGCCAAGCCGGTTTTCCTCCTGGCGTCCTGCAGACCTTGCTGATTCCAGCCGAGCGCGTGGCTGCGCTGGTGGTTGACCCCCGCATCAAAGCCGCCACCTTGACGGGCAGTGAACCCGCCGGCATGGCCCTGGCAACCGCTGCTGGGCGCGCCTTGAAAAAGACGGTGTTGGAGCTAGGAGGGAGTGACCCATTTATTGTGCTGCCAAGCGCCGACCTAGACGCTGCATTGGCCACTGCTGTCACTGCTCGCTTAATCAACAACGGCCAGTCCTGTATCGCCGCCAAACGCCTGATTCTCCACGCGGCGATCGCACCCACCTTTTTGCCCCGTCTCGTGGAACGGATGCAGGCGGTGAAGATGGGCGACCCCATGGACCCCACCACCGAACTGGGGCCGCTGGCCACCCGTGCCCTGCGGGACGAACTCCATCGCCAGGTCACCCAGATGGTCGAGGCGGGCGCCAAGTGCTGGTGTGGCGGTCAGATTCCCCCTGGTCCTGGCTGGTTCTACCCGCCTACTGTTCTAAGCGACCTACCCCCAAGTGCCCGTGACATCGAATTTTTTGGCCCTGTGTTCCTGGTGTACGTGGTGCCCGACCTGGATACCGCCCTCCAAGTCGCCAACGATTCCCCCTTTGGATTGGGTGCCAGCGCCTGGACGCGCGACCCCCAGGAACAGGCCCGCCTGCTCGATGAGCTGGAGTGCGGTTCGGTCTTCATCAACGGCCTGGTCAAATCGGACCCGCGTTTACCGTTTGGCGGCGTCAAACACTCTGGTTACGGTCGGGAACTGGGGGAATTTGGTCTCCTAGAGTTTGTCAACCTCAAAACCCTCTGGGTCAAATACGCCTGAGAACGACCGTTAAAAAATATGACAAAAACGACCGGTCAACACCGGCAATTGTTCCCCCTCAGCGGCTAATTTTAGGTACAAATGCTCAAAACAAACATTTTCGCCTTGCGATTTCGTTACAAAAACCGG
This region includes:
- a CDS encoding NAD-dependent succinate-semialdehyde dehydrogenase, translated to MAIASINPYDGAVLQTFSPLTDAELETKLTLAVEGFAVYRRWSLTERAAGLYRLADALTQGREQWARLMTLEMGKPIQAALAEVDKCAWVCRYYAEQGAIFLQDQAGPLERLPDGTVAQTWIRRQPLGPLLAVMPWNFPFWQVFRCLAPALMAGNVLLLKHASNVPQCALAIEQLVSQAGFPPGVLQTLLIPAERVAALVVDPRIKAATLTGSEPAGMALATAAGRALKKTVLELGGSDPFIVLPSADLDAALATAVTARLINNGQSCIAAKRLILHAAIAPTFLPRLVERMQAVKMGDPMDPTTELGPLATRALRDELHRQVTQMVEAGAKCWCGGQIPPGPGWFYPPTVLSDLPPSARDIEFFGPVFLVYVVPDLDTALQVANDSPFGLGASAWTRDPQEQARLLDELECGSVFINGLVKSDPRLPFGGVKHSGYGRELGEFGLLEFVNLKTLWVKYA